The Colletotrichum destructivum chromosome 7, complete sequence genome contains the following window.
TTGCGCCATTGCCGCCATGCGATTTCGGACCCCCCTTCCTCGGGCCCCCACAAAGCCGGGAACACGGCCGGGAACCGGCGGAGACCAGTCGATTCCCGGCGGTAGCCACGGCGCAATACCAAAGTGACGTGAGGCGGCGTGGTGTCGGGGGTGCGAACTCTCAGTGTTTTTTTTCGGCTCTACCGAAGTATCGAGAAGATCCCTAGCAATTGCAACCAATTTGTTAATCGACCTTGGCCAGATCTCGCGTTCGCTACTGGATCTGCAGCTCGCAACTGAGCTTGGTTACTGCGCTTCGGAGCCAGGGTTCGGAGCAAGCCAACCATATTTCGAGTCAGCGACGCAACTGACTGGTTGTTTCCGAAACTCTGCTGATGGTTTCTACCGCTGTTAAGGGTATCGAACGTTGCTGGCACCGGCGGAACTTCGCGTCGCGAGAAGGCGAATCGACGCGAAACCCTTCGGGgctcttcttttccttcgTCAtcgtttcgtttcgtttcgtttTCTTCCATTGCCCAACATGGCATGCGCTGTTCAATCATGACTGCACGGCTCACCATGGCAACCAAACGGGCGTGAGCTGGGCAGCCAAGCACCCGGACTCGTGATGTTTCATGCCAGCCCGGTTCTGTCCTCTTCTGCACTGTCTTCCGCCATGGGTCGAGAAATAATTAGCTCCTCATCCGATCTTTTTGTTACATCCCGGCCGAGCCGAAACAGCGTGTTGTCACCTGCTAGTCATCAAGACTCAGTCACTTGACAGAAACCCTCTTCGGACGCAAGTAGTACAAGTAGGTTCTTCTCGTGCGCAAGGTTATCGGCGTCGACAGATGCCGTGTTCGTCTGACTCGAAGCCGCTACCGCGGCCGTCTCTCGGCGTTTGCCTTTATCTCGAGGCGAGAGATCGTCTCGGTGGGTTGTCTTGATGGATTTCCCGCGACGAGCAGGCGCACACAAGCCCTCGCGGAGATGATCTTAGACGTAAGATGACTGTTTCTCGTCCAAGCCACATTCGCTCAAGGCATTGACTGATCTCGAGCAGCCCAAACAAGCACAGCTTCAAGTTGCCAAGCTTCATCTACAAGTCCTATGTGAAAGTTCAGCGAAAGGCACAATCGTATTGTTGAGGACACTCAGCTGACGTTTCGTACTGTCTCACACTCGGCCGACGAAGGCATGGTCTGCCGCGATTGGGACCATAACGGACGTCCAGAACTGCAGCACCGCCGAGGAAGTTGGATGTCATGTGCTGGGAGTAGGCACCGAAAGACAAGAACAAACTGGACGCCAGAAGGAAGCTGAACATATCCAAGTCTTCGTCGTGCTGCGGCCGTCGCCTATCGCCCATGGTACACGGGCTAGACAAAGTTCTGCTGTTGAACGGTGAGCGCTCGCAATGACTTTGTGCACATACGTGAATGGCCAATCTCGTCCTTTGCGACAGTTGCTAAGTCGGGTACTTGTGAGCGTGTTTACGCACCATCCGGGCGTCACAGCACAAGGGATCTGGTTCTGGATGATGTAACAAACAGAGCAGCCGCCTTGTTGTCTAGGTCCCAGATAGAGGAGAATTTTGCTTTCAAAAATATTTGCGCTGTCGACTCTACGACTTGTGCCCTGTAGAAGGGGCATTCCCGCGCGTGTTTCCGGGTAAGACTCGTATTCTCACACGAGCCAGTTCGTTGGGAGAGGGAGATTTCAGGTGTCCTCGGGTGGTACTTTTGATAGAAGCCCAGAATAATGGCGAATCATGGAAGACTGGGCGATGGACACCAGTTGAACATCGTAACGCATCTACTACGCAAATTAGGTAGGAGCGGACGAGTGGTGGTCAGTTTACCTCTGGGTCTATCCAAAAGCCGAGGAGGCTCGTTAGCCATGCACAACTGGCCCATTGAATACACAAAAGCTTGCAGAATCACGACATGATTTTTCTGTAGCAGTACCTCCTTTTGGATTGTAAAACTAGGTGTTTGGCTTGCTCAAAGGTGCAATGTATCGATTGATATCTCGGCCACCTCTCTGGCAACGCCTAAGCATCCTAGACCTACCCTGATCGACTTCTCTCCATCGTTGCTGAGCTTCTTGGATGTGCTGACCGCACACGTGCTGCAGAGTGGACTCGAGTAAGTGGAAATGAACGGTCTTTTAACGTTGCGCGATCCATCTTATTTCCCAATTCCCTCTCCGGGTTCTATCCCCAGCCGTCGGCTTCCCGACCCGAGACCCACTCACGGTCAGTCTTGGGATCATGGAACTTCCAGTCTAGTCAAGGGGGTCCGGTTTTTAGTCGATGCTCATGAGGGGAAACACCCCTAAGCCGAGACTCTGGCTGGGCAACTCCAGTTTGTTTGGTAGTAATTTCCCCAAGGACGACTTCCGCGGGCCGTTTCCGAGTGACAACCAGGGCCACCACCGTTGCTCGCAGTGCGCGACGGAATCGGGGTCCCAAGTGTGGCCGAGTCGGGTCGGAGTTTGAGTCCGACGTCTTCTCCCTAGGGCCCCAAGGCCCCGCCGCAATTCTTGTCCTCTGTCAGCGGGTTGTAGGTTCGCTGACTGATTGGATCGTCAGAGCGATTCGCCCCAATGAAGAACCCCCCCGGGCTGCTgccaaggtcgacgaagCAATGTGAACGCATTGCAATACGAACCACTTTGACGCTGGGCTCCCTTCTGCCTCTGCAAACACGAGCACCTTTCTCGGCTAGGCACCCGCCACACAAGGAGTGAGTGTCTGAACATGTTCCTTGCTTTGTTCTCTTTGCTATGTGTTGGGGGCTGGCGGATGGCAGCCGATGCCACCATCATCAGATACCAACGGGCAAAGGGCCTTGACGTAAGATTGTGTTGCTCAACCAAATAAGAATGGATCATGAGAAGTTCAACCTTGTTGCAATTCACAACCAGGCCTTGCAGTACTTCTCCCTGTCGGCCTTAAAATCGGTGTAGATGCCCGTCCACATGGTCCGGTCAGCGCACCTCGGGCGATCGGGCTTGTCCTTGTCATCCTCAGGACAATCGGGCAGGGCGGCTTGCCATTGGGCGTCGCTGTGCGCCCTCCAGGGCTTGGGCAGTGGCCAGTCGCTGAAGTGGACCAGGTAGGATCTCGAAACTTCGCCCATGGCGTTCcattcctcgtcctcgtcggggGCGAGGTACTTTTTGTGCTCCTTGGCGCGGAATTCGCCCGTCAACAaggcgaggcggcgatggggCAGGATCATGGCCGAGTCCTTGAACATGTGGTTCATAACCTCCATGTCGAAGTCGCCCGACTGCAGGGCCTCCTGGACAATCTTCTCGTAGCGCGCCTTGTTGGGCTCGAGGAGCATGACGTGGGAGCCGAGGACCTGCTTGACGATGGGTGTGTCCTTCTCGTTAAGCCAGTAGGCGCGCGggacggcgacagcggccaTCGGGGCGAGGAAGTAGTGATCCATGCTGTTGAGGACCTGCGAGTCCGAATCGAAGGCCAGGACGCGCGTGTAGTCTGTCAGGTCGAAGGCGTGGAATTTGGTAAGGCTCTGAGCCCACGTTGCGTCGCCTTTGTtggtgacgaggaggccaaagGGCCGCAGGACGAGGTCAGGAAGCTCCTCCTTAATCTTGTTGATGGCTTTGGCCTCCCGCGACTCTCCTGCCGTCCACTTGTCTGGAAAGATGAGGACCTGGTCGTGCTTGGCACCGAACCTCGACAAGCGATGGAAGTTCATGACCTGAACGCCGTATGAGGTTAGCCCGTAGTACTTTTTGAGTAGTTCGCAGACACGGCGAAAAGCTTACCGCATTGCACAAATAGTCAATGTCGGTCGCGTACTGCACGTAAGCGAATCGAGGCACGAGCTGCTCGGTAGTCCAGAATGGATTCTGTGTCGTGAgagacgaagccgccgacgaggccgcgccGATGGTGCCATTCTTCAGGACTTGTCCCAGGTGAAAAGGACTGGGTATGTAGTCGTGCTTGACGGATTGGTAGCCGGTCAGAAGCATaaagacgatgacgatgcaCGTCAACGCAATTGTGCGTCTCGTCGAGAGCAGCATGTCGTGCCCGGTAGAAGAGCGTTTCTGTCTGACAGGGCGAGCGGGAGAGGAAGCTGCTAATAATATGAGAAACGGGTGTGTTCCTGTCAGTAGCTCACCCGCATACCGTTGTGTGTAAGAGTTCGGACGAGAGAATAGAAAATAAACTCCCGAGTCAAAACATGAGGAAGACAAGACCAACTTGTCGGGCGAGGACAAATGCTTTCACGGCTGTCAAAATAAATCCAGGCGCAGCaagggggcgggcggccgGCGGTTCGTAAGTGAGTTCAAGCCTCAGTAAGGCGCATGAGGCTCGAATTCCCGCTGGCCACGGAAAAGTCAATTCTCGTCTTCTGAGCTCTTTCTTGCTGGCTTCGCTTGACAACAGGGGTCATCGGCGCAACTCACCTCGTATCCAGCTGCCTCAGTTATTAGACCAAGTGGAGTTTGCGACCTATCTAGGGGTCTTGGGAGGCCGTGGTTAGCGCGCGACGACTCACGAGAGACTaagtgttttttttttggatCCCTGCCGATGCGGCCAAAGACCCCAGTTGTGAGCGAGgcgtgttgttgttgattgGTTGGAGAGTTTCCGTCAGTTGTGCCATTAGTCTTTTCTGGACCGAGGGGGCCAACGGCATCTTCCAAGAATGGAGCTTACAGGGCACAGGGTTGTTACGGCGAAAGCAACTGAAATCGAGCACATAGTAATGCCAGAGTGGGATCATCCTGATGGTGAATAGACTAATTGAGAGAGTAACATGAGGTGAATCAGCGAGTCAAATCCGAACCCGAGTTCCATCAACACGACAGTGGAGGAAAAGTGAATGAGATTAACAGCGGCTCTCGACCACCCTTTCCCCACAGCCACCCGCATCTCAGAAACAACGGACGGCAACCCTGGCGCGCGGTGGGCTCTGCCAGAGTAGGAAAAACACTGCGGGTTGCTGCGGAGGCTGAGAAGGCAGAATGAGAATCTCTAGAGACACCCTGAAAACGGCTCCTTTACTCGTCCACGTCGCGAAAGAAGCGAGTTGACGAAGCTCATGGCGGCAACCACCGATGCGCGTGGCCGATGCGCCCGGACAACGGCTGCAGTTGTTCTCGCCCTGGTATGCCTCTACTAAACGTTCCAACCCAATCCTCATGACTTTCGCATCTAACGAAAAACCTTAAAAGCTCGTGTGCCAAAATGCAGCCAGCATATTGGTGAGTCCACTACCTATTCTTCCGTACCCTACATTCACCGCCACCCATGCCTCCCGCATGAACGTCGTCTTTTGAAATTCAGAAGGGAGGGGATTGCAAGATGATCACCGTTAACCACCCAGCAGCTGCAACATAGATTGCAGACCCGCCCGGAAGATGATTCTGTACGATACGAACCGCTGAGTGCCATCATTCTGTCCGAGAGTCTAAAGCTGTTTGTTTCCCtagccggcgccgccttggcctttCTCAGGCACACGGCCGCCGGCACCTCTCAGTCGTCCTCCAGCTTCCTGGCTTATGTCCGGGGTGGCCATGACAGCTCCGCCATCCCGGCTTTCCTCTACACGTTATCGGCCACGAGCCAGAGTCTGGGCGCATACCATCTTGACATTATACCCTACCTGATGCTTTCGCAAGTCAAACTTATCTTGACTCCTATCTTCAGCAAGGCCCTTCTGAAGCAGACGCTGAAACCGCATCAATGGATGTGCCTGGCCGCCATGGCAACGGGTATGGTGTTGGTGCAGGTCGCTTCAGCAGCACGATCATTCCACTCTGACGGTCCACGCGTCGCCCAAGATGGCAAGGATGTCCTCtttggcgccgtcgccatgtTGGTCGCTGGCTGTtgcggcgccttcgccggTGTTTACATGGAGGCTGTCCTGAAGGCGTCGGAACATGGCTTCATGGTCCGCAACGCTCAGCTGGCCGCTTACGGTTGCTTTTGTGCCATCGGCGGCTTCTTGTGGCAATCTGACTTCAGACCGGAAGGCTTCTTCCGCGGCTATACCGCCTTGGTCTGGGTTTTGATCTCTCTACAAGCCACGGGAGGGTTCCTGGTATCGTGGGCAGTCCGCATAGCCAGCACTATTGCCAAGAACTACGCGCAAAGCCTCGGCTTTTTAGCAGCATCCACGATCCCGATGCTTTCATCGTCATACACGTTGAGTTCCGAGGTAAGCCGTCTACGATTGCACATTTAGAGCCGGAGAATGAGATACTAACCAAATCTGCAGCTGTACTTTGGCATCGCGCTAGTTCTGGGAGGTGTGTTTGGTTCTTTGTGGAAGAACGAGGTGCAAGTCAGCGGGGCAAAAGTTGGGGACGAAAGCGACAGGAAACCTAGAAACGAATCAATAGTCTAATAACGAACAACACGTACAATGCATGGTTTGTGAAGTCCCCTGACCCGTGCTTCTTTGCTCGACAGCAGTCAAAGTAAGGTATCGTGTCAAAGCTTACACGACTTGATGCACATCGGATGGTCTGGCGAGTAAAGTGAGTTCCCTGGTCTCCGTGAACTCGGGGGAAATGGCTGTGGAAAGCCTCGCTCACTCTTCTTCCCAGGGAAATGTTGACCAAAAACAGTTGTCTGATGGGATGCATCTTCCAGGCCCCGCAGAAGGGCACAGCCGATTTCTCTTGcatgctgcagctgctgccgGAAGGTCGGTATAATACAGGTAACAGCTGCCTAGTCTACGCCGGATATCCTCTCTTCTCACTTtcggtgaagaagatgaccATGCGCCACAACTTCTTCACCATATCCTCCGCCTCGTCATCCAGGGCCTATAAGAAAGGTTAGCAAAGAGCTCACATCGAAACTGGGTTATGGTTGTGGTATGTGTTGTACTCACCGCTGCAAGTTCCTCCACCAGCTCTGCTGGCTTGCCGTGCTTCCGGAGGTGCTCCTCAACCACCTCTACCAACATCTCCTCTTGAACACCGAGGTACTCGAcaatcttcttctccacAAACGGCCGGAGCTTGTCGCGAATGATGGTCTCATCCAAGTAGTCCCATTGCACGCTCCAGTTCCACAGGCCATCCTTTTCGGAGGGAATCTCTTGCGCAAGGGCACGAACAGCCTTGctgagctcctcctcggtcaTCTTGTCCGCAGCAGTCGTAGGCTCAAACTGGATGGGGATGAGCTGTCTCCTGGTGGTGCTGTCttgctcctcgtcgtcgaggagaccCTCCACCTCGGCGACAGTCCGTCGTTGAGGTGCCACGCGCTGAGCCTGAGCACGCTGAGCGGCAGCTCCAAGCGACAGCTTGAACGGTGCGGGtgccgagaccgccgcctGTTGCCGTTGCTCCATCTCTTGAGCTTGCTGGTCCAGGAAGGAATCGGCGATGCCGCGCGCCTTCTCCATGTCTGCGGCCTCCCTGCGTcgttcgtcgtcttcggctcTCCTATCGGC
Protein-coding sequences here:
- a CDS encoding Putative nucleotide-sugar transporter, whose protein sequence is MAATTDARGRCARTTAAVVLALLVCQNAASILLQHRLQTRPEDDSVRYEPLSAIILSESLKLFVSLAGAALAFLRHTAAGTSQSSSSFLAYVRGGHDSSAIPAFLYTLSATSQSLGAYHLDIIPYLMLSQVKLILTPIFSKALLKQTLKPHQWMCLAAMATGMVLVQVASAARSFHSDGPRVAQDGKDVLFGAVAMLVAGCCGAFAGVYMEAVLKASEHGFMVRNAQLAAYGCFCAIGGFLWQSDFRPEGFFRGYTALVWVLISLQATGGFLVSWAVRIASTIAKNYAQSLGFLAASTIPMLSSSYTLSSELYFGIALVLGGVFGSLWKNEVQVSGAKVGDESDRKPRNESIV
- a CDS encoding Putative nucleotide-diphospho-sugar transferase, whose translation is MLLSTRRTIALTCIVIVFMLLTGYQSVKHDYIPSPFHLGQVLKNGTIGAASSAASSLTTQNPFWTTEQLVPRFAYVQYATDIDYLCNAVMNFHRLSRFGAKHDQVLIFPDKWTAGESREAKAINKIKEELPDLVLRPFGLLVTNKGDATWAQSLTKFHAFDLTDYTRVLAFDSDSQVLNSMDHYFLAPMAAVAVPRAYWLNEKDTPIVKQVLGSHVMLLEPNKARYEKIVQEALQSGDFDMEVMNHMFKDSAMILPHRRLALLTGEFRAKEHKKYLAPDEDEEWNAMGEVSRSYLVHFSDWPLPKPWRAHSDAQWQAALPDCPEDDKDKPDRPRCADRTMWTGIYTDFKADREKYCKAWL